A genomic window from Lineus longissimus chromosome 17, tnLinLong1.2, whole genome shotgun sequence includes:
- the LOC135501466 gene encoding uncharacterized protein LOC135501466, producing the protein MATMGHTEKEQIREDIELLQMTLQGTEDEFSLNGDETGLIMDVEEGSIPGSSIAQRSTVIGTETPITIFSEDDTESQCSQERSVSMASTSQDEVQYVGPPISEDSLAYDPETCLALNRAYQELVQNNLQKIEAVLAENRARQVAIHENMDIANRNAKEQKTEKKKIQLYVYQMPYFKDMNGACPPPNLDVQMKRAIEEPMPPNKRLKTFNKNERKKLIESVQADNLQRWLRPLMTRLELQQERLMRTTDPDEEAALKQQIQTTERGIERVNSLSPMEMAGTIEDADKVDWMKIAAADFDGRTTSHLQQSWKNSLHPAINWNNWTETEDKNLAEIVEVKNAVNWEEIAGALGTGRTAFQCIQRYQQRLNPNHCNHERWSPEENEQLLELVKITEKLEGSVTNWAQIALAFDGRMERQCLTQYNKINPDQTIGRWTEEEDSKLLAGIRTLGPKRWYEIAKLVPGRNGVQCRERWCNSLSINLKLGEWTYQEDRAIILNHQKHNGQWSKIAQCLPGRTDNQVMVRYLKMQKWADLAQRENTLFQKTGINTEVPVGVKEKRKLVKIPPVPTCKVLKQAAGYSLVQMAHRIADEQTEDPADLELIRQDRANNLFIPRPPDAAIRFKILYRILDRRRKVYDTLSHLFQTPNKKKQKHDDQEIDTCTLKTYIEKRKDVLCPALISQLKEFIVQGRPLKLREILALSKKLKTATRSKSLGNQKVEKEMIKIIHLQIPTIVRKGRPKKIWVEGAETSPEEEEQTRKKVSILLLKAFCLDPKQLLRRAAFNRPGAVNGELLELLRKCRPPPPPGAAQVVEIDSEVVDGATARTTELERRDSDANLSVATDEPGSGSNDGACGFGEVGDQGIESHSSTAMDGTSQDAQVSQVVEPLASATTNGASPEAEINSGGAETQVMAKGNVKSVTCLSKSKSLSRSNSADGGKSVGEEAGSSKDEENRSSRPTRSKTRARSKSGTKDPADVSKLDAKDDEPVEDDKKRNPRQTRSQLRSQSSSSTKEPAESENLVAEDSSSSKRKGKNDSSRTRSKSRSRSSSGTKETEDKKSNGEDSGSSRNNVRRGSQQTRSKSRSRSNSGAIPVVENTEEDSTECQMSGQTTGDDVSTEKAPGGESGKNKTVPIVGKDGNIIGYIVANDVDAQKKSRTVKTGKGSRSSSQTRPSSTSESVLRKETVPDAVTERVQRYPGFVTKKVVSRSDAQMEIIPDKDAVSGGSNQKYAGFVPNRSFVANKVVAPSFSKLISKELNIPRPILADETLETKYPEVLRRIRSPPVKQPYLFVKNEPPLKGNPELYNIPPLPPTATTLFAFRSLLLNRRNLLQTTTKFIRSVNTKARYKKEKSAKRLGQTRSESQIEGGGGLVPSGDRLVVGYKQGVEDQRGIIGGHSKALYQIGPAGDTAYNGPIMNSVSEVKQGKSALKESEAMQVSSTEDVIIQDKPAMCNFATQEDLALNNSLQTKITLEFGKGVSNVGTGLDASGVKACSVVSMSTAEQDMVVFEAGEMRNMEKGRVESNDNQANNDITDGDNCNTVVDNPEISKDLGISASSVSPVVAVSDAGRPSIAVGDNVENGAVISTIATGSDVTTEATVQESWAGQDKEILVLVENTGSETRHKLVPDLTGRPTTKQGSSELGRRVSEPQAGCSTDVTDGGEVRQNTHKVTGDDDATVKLKEVVTGLYGTHDYQMLRSRFLSMFVWPALLSATEVPDTATLQTTLPLPLTKSQRPFKKRAIKVTEEGVKYKKRRYACTSGRRSRAYNFQSKERKAERRARNEEQGKRITNLWRAKHDEITAKVEEGCSEYANLRQENGDAEVKNGAAEAQNGGAESVSEATEVEIGQAEVENAEVEMEIEGAEVEYGGTEEKNVETEEELCEAGPENGQAGVENGNVEGESRDKTVAKGDAEKT; encoded by the exons ATGGCCACAATGGGCCACACTGAGAAGGAGCAGATCCGAGAGGATATTGAGCTCCTTCAAATGACCCTACAAGGGACAGAGGATGAGTTTAGTCTAAATGGAGATGAAACTGGGCTGATCATGGATGTTGAGGAGGGATCCATCCCAGGATCCAGCATTG CGCAGCGCAGCACTGTCATTGGAACAGAGACTCCTATCACAATATTCTCGGAAGATGATACTGAAAGTCAG TGCTCCCAGGAACGGTCAGTCTCTATGGCATCAACATCGCAAGATGAGGTGCAATATGTTGGTCCACCAATCAGTGAGGATAGCCTGGCATACGACCCTGAAACCTGCCTAGCACTGAACCGAGCATACCAAGAACTGGTTCAAAATAACCTGCAAAAGATTGAAGCAGTGCTTGCAGAGAATCGAGCAAGACAG GTTGCCATTCATGAGAACATGGACATAGCAAACAGAAATGCCAAAGAACAAAagactgaaaagaagaaaattcaATTGTATGTTTACCAGATGCCTTATTTCAAAGATATGAACGGAGCTTGCCCACCCCCAAACTTGGACGTCCAGATGAAACGAGCTATTGAAGAACCAATGCCTCCTAATAAGAGGCTTAAGACAT ttaacaaaaatgaaagaaagaagTTAATCGAATCAGTGCAAGCTGACAATCTCCAAAGATGGTTGCGACCTTTGATGACTAGGTTAGAGCTCCAACAAGAAAGGCTCATGCGCACCACCGATCCCGATGAGGAAGCAGCATTGAAACAACAGATTCAAACCACAGAGAGAGGGATTGAGAGAGTCAA CTCACTGTCTCCAATGGAAATGGCTGGTACTATTGAGGACGCTGATAAAGTTGACTGGATGAAAATAGCAGCAGCTGAT TTCGACGGGCGCACCACCAGCCATCTGCAGCAGTCGTGGAAGAACTCACTACATCCTGCGATCAATTGGAACAATTGGACAGAGACAGAGGACAAGAATTTGGCAGAAATTGTCGAGGTTAAGAATGCAGTTAATTGGGAAGAAATTGCCGGAGCTTTGGGT ACTGGTAGGACAGCCTTCCAATGCATCCAGCGATATCAACAAAGACTTAACCCGAACCACTGCAACCATGAAAGATGGTCTCCTGAAGAAAACGAACAGCTGCTGGAATTGGTGAAAATTACAGAAAAATTGGAAGGATCTGTGACAAATTGGGCTCAAA TTGCTTTGGCCTTTGATGGGCGAATGGAAAGACAGTGCCTTACACAATACAATAAGATAAATCCTGATCAGACAATTGGCCGTTGGACGGAGGAGGAGGATAGCAAACTTCTTGCAGGTATCCGAACATTAGGTCCAAAGAGATGGTACGAAATTGCCAAGCTGGTGCCAGGACGCAATGGTGTTCAGTGTCGGGAGAG ATGGTGTAATTCTCTTTCCATTAATCTCAAGCTCGGAGAATGGACCTATCAAGAGGATAGAGCGATTATCTTGAATCATCAGAAGCACAACG GTCAGTGGTCGAAGATTGCGCAGTGTTTACCCGGACGTACTGACAACCAGGTGATGGTAAGGTACCTGAAGATGCAAAAGTGGGCAGATTTGGCACAGAGAGAAAACACACTGTTTCAGAAAACTGGG ATTAATACTGAGGTACCAGTAGGGGTGAAGGAAAAGAGGAAACTAGTCAAAATCCCTCCTGTGCCTACATGTAAGGTTTTAAAGCAGGCGGCGGGTTATAGcttggtacagatggcacaccGGATAGCTGATGAACAGACAGAGGACCCGGCTGATTTGGAATTGATTCGACAGGACAGAGCTAACA ATCTTTTCATCCCACGACCGCCCGATGCTGCCATCAGGTTCAAGATACTCTACCGCATCCTCGATCGCCGCCGTAAGGTCTACGATACTCTCAGTCATCTCTTCCAGACTCCGAACAAAAAGAAGCAGAAACATGATGACCAGGAGATTGATACGTGCACATTGAAGACTTACATTGAAAAGCGCAAAGATGTCTTG TGCCCAGCCCTCATCAGCCAATTGAAAGAGTTCATCGTTCAGGGGAGACCTCTAAAACTCCGTGAAATATTGGCATtgtccaaaaaattgaaaactgCCACACGATCCAAGTCGTTAGGGAATCAAAAAGTTGAGAAGGAGATGATCAAGATTATACACTTGCAGATACCGACTATTGTAAGGAAGGGACGCCCAAAGAAAATATGGG TTGAGGGTGCCGAAACCTCACCTGAGGAGGAGGAGCAGACAAGAAAAAAAGTTTCCATCTTACTCCTAAAAGCATTTTGCCTCGACCCCAAGCAGCTGCTCCGACGAGCTGCCTTTAACCGCCCAGGAGCTGTCAATGGTGAACTGCTGGAATTGCTGAGGAAATGTCGGCCACCTCCACCACCAGGGGCAGCGCAGGTTGTGGAGATCGACTCGGAGGTGGTGGATGGCGCAACTGCCAGAACGACGGAGTTGGAAAGAAGAGATAGTGATGCCAATTTGTCTGTAGCTACAGATGAGCCAGGAAGTGGTTCTAATGATGGTGCTTGTGGCTTTGGGGAAGTTGGTGACCAGGGCATAGAGTCTCATTCTAGCACTGCAATGGATGGAACGTCCCAAGATGCTCAGGTTAGCCAGGTGGTGGAGCCTCTAGCTAGTGCAACAACAAATGGTGCATCTCCAGAGGCTGAAATCAACAGCGGGGGAGCAGAAACTCAAGTGATGGCTAAAGGCAATGTTAAGAGTGTTACCTGTCTTTCAAAGTCTAAATCGCTATCAAGATCAAACTCTGCAGATGGTGGGAAGTCAGTTGGCGAAGAAGCAGGGTCATCAAAAGACGAAGAAAATAGAAGTTCCAGGCCCACAAGGTCTAAAACAAGAGCAAGATCAAAATCTGGTACGAAGGACCCTGCAGATGTCAGTAAATTGGATGCAAAAGATGATGAGCCAGTTGAAGATGATAAAAAACGAAATCCTAGGCAGACAAGGTCTCAATTGCGATCACAGTCAAGTTCTAGTACAAAAGAGCCTGCAGAAAGCGAGAATTTGGTTGCAGAAGATAGCAGTTCCTCTAAACGGAAAGGGAAAAACGATTCCAGTCGGACAAGATCCAAGTCCAGATCACGCTCAAGTTCTGGTACAAAGGAGACTGAAGACAAGAAATCAAATGGAGAAGATTCGGGATCATCTAGAAACAATGTTAGAAGAGGTTCACAGCAAACCAGGTCAAAGTCACGATCGAGATCAAACTCTGGTGCCATTCCAGTTGTTGAAAATACAGAAGAAGATTCGACTGAATGCCAAATGTCTGGGCAGACTACAGGAGATGATGTATCCACCGAGAAGGCACCTGGAGGGGAAAGTGGCAAGAACAAAACAGTTCCGATTGTTGGTAAGGATGGCAACATCATAGGATATATTGTCGCCAATGATGTGGATGCACAAAAAAAGAGTCGGACTGTTAAAACCGGGAAAGGGTCAAGAAGTTCAAGTCAGACACGGCCAAGTTCCACGTCGGAGTCAGTTTTGCGAAAGGAAACAGTTCCAGATGCAGTGACTGAAAGAGTACAAAGATATCCTGGTTTTGTTACAAAAAAGGTTGTATCAAGGTCGGATGCACAGATGGAAATCATTCCAGACAAAGATGCCGTGAGTGGAGGATCAAATCAGAAATATGCAGGTTTCGTTCCAAATCGAAGTTTTGTTGCAAATAAAGTTGTTGCTCCATCCTTCAGTAAATTAATCTCAAAGGAGTTGAATATTCCTCGGCCAATTTTAGCAGATGAGACATTAGAGACAAAATATCCAGAAGTTCTTCGACGTATTCGTTCCCCACCTGTGAAGCAACCCtatttgtttgtgaaaaatgagCCGCCATTAAAAGGAAACCCGGAGCTGTATAATATTCCACCATTGCCTCCAACAGCAACGACCCTTTTTGCTTTCCGCAGTTTGTTGTTGAATAGACGAAATTTGCTGCAAACGACCACAAAATTTATACGCTCCGTAAATACCAAGGCACGgtataagaaagaaaaaagtgCTAAAAGGCTAGGTCAAACAAGAAGTGAAAGTCAGATTGAAGGTGGAGGGGGGTTGGTCCCATCTGGGGACAGATTGGTTGTAGGGTACAAACAAGGTGTGGAAGATCAACGAGGCATCATTGGAGGACACAGCAAAGCTCTATATCAGATCGGGCCAGCAGGAGATACTGCATACAATGGTCCGATAATGAATTCTGTTTCCGAAGTTAAACAAGGAAAGTCTGCTTTAAAAGAATCAGAAGCAATGCAAGTTAGTTCAACTGAGGATGTCATTATACAAGACAAGCCAGCTATGTGTAACTTTGCCACACAAGAGGACTTGGCTCTCAATAACAGTTTGCAGACTAAGATTACCTTGGAGTTTGGCAAGGGTGTGTCGAATGTTGGCACTGGGTTAGATGCATCTGGCGTGAAGGCTTGTTCGGTTGTGAGCATGAGCACTGCAGAGCAGGACATGGTCGTATTTGAAGCTGGTGAGATGCGTAACATGGAGAAAGGTAGAGTTGAAAGCAATGATAATCAGGCAAATAATGACATCACTGATGGGGACAATTGTAATACTGTAGTAGACAATCCGGAAATTAGCAAAGATTTAGGGATTAGTGCTAGCAGTGTGTCTCCAGTTGTGGCTGTTAGTGATGCAGGTAGACCAAGCATTGCCGTTGGGGACAATGTAGAAAATGGTGCTGTCATATCAACGATTGCAACTGGAAGTGATGTTACAACTGAGGCCACCGTCCAAGAATCCTGGGCAGGCCAGGACAAGGAAATATTGGTATTGGTAGAAAACACTGGTTCGGAGACTAGGCATAAGTTGGTGCCCGATTTGACAGGCCGGCCAACAACTAAGCAAGGAAGTTCCGAGTTGGGAAGAAGAGTGAGTGAACCTCAAGCTGGTTGTAGTACTGATGTGACTGATGGCGGTGAAGTGAGGCAAAACACCCACAAAG TTACAGGTGATGATGATGCCACCGTTAAACTAAAAGAGGTCGTCACTGGTCTGTACGGGACACATGACTACCAGATGCTGAGGTCTCGCTTTCTCTCTATGTTTGTATGGCCGGCACTGCTGTCTGCGACAGAAGTACCAGACACTGCCACACTACAAACAACGTTACCACTACCACTTACAAAAAGTCAACGTCCGTTCAAAAAAAGGGCTATCAAAGTCACGGAGGAAGGGgtcaaatataagaaaagaaG GTACGCATGCACCTCTGGAAGGAGATCACGAGCATATAATTTCCAGTCGAAGGAACGAAAGGCAGAAAGGCGAGCACGCAATGAAGAACAAGGAAAGCGAATCA CTAATTTGTGGCGAGCCAAACATGATGAAATTACGGCCAAAGTAGAGGAAGGTTGCTCAGAATATGCTAATCTAAGGCAGGAGAATGGTGATGCAGAGGTGAAGAATGGAGCTGCTGAGGCGCAAAATGGTGGGGCAGAGTCGGTGAGTGAAGCAACTGAGGTGGAAATTGGACAGGCAGAGGTTGAGAATGCAGAAGTGGAGATGGAAATTGAAGGGGCAGAGGTGGAATATGGAGGAACAGAGGAGAAGAATGTAGAAACTGAGGAAGAGCTTTGTGAGGCAGGGCCAGAGAATGGACAGGCCGGGGTGGAGAATGGCAATGTAGAGGGAGAGAGTAGAGATAAAACAGTGGCTAAGGGAGATGCAGAGAAGACTTAA
- the LOC135501409 gene encoding uncharacterized protein LOC135501409 — protein sequence MSEVDSSTDSGVDSALPSPEIMTKTTPRPKKPKGRANLPISIGKEHQIIQAAVQAALTAVKDFKNKHKSESDVCVERCVSFATDTLPSFRVETIEFDTWEDYETATSSRRVDKRIKEREEFHEIHDLCETGRGFKENVLSCYGKLHKAAFGHLYKYCLSFSEVVDPEVDISIAKKYDDLIFDMRKELQRWFKLFKDLRSGYFTKCSPFLDWLVHYKDVEKCMTAICDVIVNICNGMKAWVRRDEMYPRDLHNAANVESHLRANAQKKLNKHQHHKATLSNELQRKTREHETIHKEYNILRARRKRFWSSLETVEYKQERIQATADGKDLELEKLERQYDRMNERVKPGKYNDEWAIKLFKKTKSELTDVQHDSDKLHEELKACERQIDRIRNDQRGHEDAIYETKIELKEAEVGKKDAGERLAMFDLETERLQEEITRASKRFEEIQRLRDYKLLPDSLRRIYFTQKVLPEEEQAKPLDKALDMVSKYIGEDWKRLYVTLPFQNKREKERKERDVETLDIISPRFDLTLEDRAKRSLEKWKLMYRKATVRDLVKSLKRIEKSDLAESVEEACM from the exons ATGTCTGAAGTGGACAGTTCCACAGATTCCGGCGTGGACAGTGCGCTTCCGTCACCAGAAATCATGACGAAGACTACACCCCGTCCCAAGAAACCGAAAGGGAGGGCCAATCTTCCTATCTCTATTGGGAAGGAACACCAGATCATCCAGGCGGCTGTCCAGGCTGCTCTGACGGCTGTCAAGGACTTCAAAAacaaacacaaatcagaaagTGACGTCTGTGTTGAAAGGTGTGTGAGTTTCGCAACAGATACTTTACCAAGTTTTCGTGTTGAGACTATTGAATTTGACACTTGGGAAGATTACGAAACTGCAACGAGCTCTCGTAGAGTTGATAAACGGATTAAAGAGAGGGAAGAGTTCCACGAGATTCACGATCTCTGCGAAACTGGGCGAGGGTTCAAGGAAAATGTACTAAGTTGCTATGGGAAACTTCACAAGGCAGCTTTTGGGCATTTGTATAAGTATTGTCTAAGTTTCTCTGAAGTTGTTGATCCAGAGGTAGACATTTCCATCGCAAAGAAATATGACGATCTGATCTTTGACATGAGGAAGGAGTTACAAAGATGGTTCAAGTTGTTCAAAGACTTGCGATCAGGCTATTTTACCAAGTGTAGTCCATTCTTAGACTGGCTGGTCCATTACAAGGACGTGGAAAAATGCATGACCGCAATTTGTGACGTCATTGTTAACATTTGCAACGGGATGAAAGCGTGGGTCAGGAGAGACGAAATGTATCCACGTGACCTCCACAACGCGGCAAATGTGGAGTCACACCTGCGCGCAAATGCGCAGAAGAAACTCAACAAACACCAGCATCACAAAGCAACTCTTTCAAATGAACTACAGCGAAAAACTAGGGAACATGAAACAATTCACAAAGAGTATAATATTTTGAGAGCAAGGCGAAAGAGATTTTGGAGTAGTTTAGAGACTGTTGAATACAAACAAGAACGTATCCAGGCGACAGCGGACGGGAAGGACTTAGAACTTGAGAAACTCGAGCGCCAGTATGATAGGATGAACGAACGGGTAAAACCTGGGAAGTATAATGATGAATGGGCGATAAAACTGtttaaaaagacaaaaagtgaGCTAACTGATGTTCAGCACGATTCAGATAAGTTACATGAAGAGTTAAAGGCCTGTGAGCGCCAGATTGACCGTATCAGAAATGACCAAAGGGGTCACGAAGATGCCATTTATGAGACGAAGATTGAACTTAAGGAAGCGGAGGTGGGTAAAAAGGATGCAGGGGAGAGGCTGGCGATGTTTGATCTGGAAACGGAGCGCCTTCAAGAAGAGATTACAAGGGCCAGTAAAAGGTTCGAAGAGATTCAGCGACTCAGAGATTACAAACTTCTACCAGATAGCCTAAGACGGATTTATTTCACGCAGAAAGTTTTGCCAGAGGAAG AACAGGCCAAGCCGTTAGATAAAGCCCTGGACATGGTGAGCAAATACATCGGTGAGGACTGGAAGAGGCTCTACGTTACGCTACCATTCCAAAACAAGCGCGAGAAAGAACGGAAAGAGAGAGATGTGGAGACACTCGATATTATCAG CCCAAGGTTTGACCTGACCCTAGAAGACCGAGCGAAGCGTAGCCTGGAGAAGTGGAAGCTGATGTACAGGAAGGCAACAGTAAGGGACCTGGTCAAGTCCCTAAAACGGATAGAGAAAAGTGACCTCGCAGAAAGCGTTGAAGAAGCATGCATGTGA
- the LOC135501830 gene encoding cytochrome P450 4F2-like, whose protein sequence is MNPVLNALIIIGMIYTLVKFLHWYFGKARRIIQLTSAIPAPSRNWFWGSLHQHPGITEKTLTWYVDLSKKYGDIYKIWFGPFIPQIHIASPELAKVILKTAEPKPLDIPGYGVVQPWLGTGLLLSDGDVWHRNRHLLTPAFHFDMLKTYADVFRRTTDSLINVFDSLAERGDSFDIFKPMGLLTLDTVLQCVCSFYEDIQHLGENHMIVKLTHDALSLAIYRSLKPYLWSDITFYISPTGMRFRTACQNFHAFTRDIIEKRKLELSENPDLKQKQRDFLDILLVARDEDGRGLKDDEIEAEVNNFVFAGHDTTSSTLSWALYALTEHQDFQEACRREIREILKDRDSDEIQFDDLPKLTNLTMGIKETLRYFGTVPMISRKLTRDIQVGDHLLPSGVDVNIMLFLIHRHPSVWEKPDEFIPERFSADNAVNRDPFAFVPFSAGPRNCIGQNFAMNLMKVTLARILNRYIVTYDATHPIVKVPEATIRTESGLWLKLERI, encoded by the coding sequence ATGAATCCAGTCCTGAACGCGCTGATCATCATTGGTATGATATACACCTTGGTAAAGTTCCTACATTGGTATTTCGGAAAGGCAAGGCGAATTATACAGTTGACCTCTGCCATCCCGGCGCCTTCAAGGAATTGGTTCTGGGGCTCCCTGCATCAACATCCAGGCATTACGGAAAAAACGCTGACGTGGTACGTCGATTTGTCCAAAAAGTACGGAGATATTTACAAGATATGGTTTGGACCTTTCATCCCTCAGATTCATATTGCGAGTCCGGAGCTAGCCAAAGTTATTCTGAAGACGGCGGAGCCGAAGCCGCTGGATATTCCAGGTTACGGCGTGGTCCAGCCGTGGCTTGGCACTGGCCTCTTACTGAGTGATGGTGACGTCTGGCACAGGAATCGCCATCTTCTGACCCCAGCCTTCCACTTCGATATGCTGAAGACGTACGCTGATGTTTTTCGGCGCACTACAGATAGCCTCATTAATGTCTTCGACTCGTTGGCGGAGAGAGGTGACAGTTTTGACATCTTCAAACCAATGGGGCTGCTCACCCTGGATACTGTCCTTCAGTGTGTCTGCTCATTCTACGAAGATATCCAGCATCTTGGTGAGAACCACATGATTGTCAAACTGACCCATGATGCTTTGAGTTTGGCAATTTATAGAAGTCTTAAGCCTTATCTCTGGTCTGATATTACTTTTTACATTTCGCCTACAGGAATGCGCTTCAGGACTGCCTGCCAAAATTTCCATGCATTTACACGTGATATAATTGAGAAGCGGAAACTAGAACTAAGTGAAAATCCTGATTTGAAACAAAAGCAAAGAGATTTTCTTGACATTCTTCTCGTTGCCAGGGACGAGGATGGTAGAGGATTAAAAGACGACGAAATCGAGGCGGAAGTCAATAATTTCGTGTTCGCAGGCCATGACACCACTTCCAGCACACTCTCGTGGGCATTATACGCTCTAACCGAACACCAAGACTTTCAAGAGGCGTGCAGGAGGGAAATTCGCGAGATACTAAAAGATCGTGACTCGGAcgaaatccagtttgatgatcTACCGAAACTTACAAACCTGACCATGGGGATAAAGGAAACCTTGCGCTACTTCGGGACGGTGCCTATGATATCACGAAAACTCACCCGGGACATTCAAGTCGGGGATCACCTCCTCCCTAGCGGAGTGGACGTCAACATCATGCTGTTTTTAATCCACAGACATCCCAGCGTGTGGGAGAAGCCGGACGAATTCATCCCTGAGAGATTCAGCGCCGACAACGCCGTCAATCGTGACCCGTTCGCATTCGTTCCATTTTCGGCTGGGCCTAGGAATTGCATCGGACAGAACTTCGCCATGAATCTGATGAAGGTGACCCTGGCTCGCATTCTGAATCGGTACATCGTCACTTACGATGCGACTCACCCGATTGTGAAGGTGCCCGAAGCTACCATTAGGACCGAGAGCGGTCTTTGGTTGAAGCTAGAAAGAATTTAA
- the LOC135501829 gene encoding cytochrome P450 4F2-like — protein sequence MNQIFNALTIIGLVYVLVKFLRWYFGKARRIIQLTSDIQAPSRNWFWGSLHQHPGLSEKTLTWYEDLSKKYGDIYKIWFGPFLPQIHIASPELAKVILRTAEPKPLDIPGYGVVQPWIGTGLLLSDGDLWHRNRHLLTPAFHFDMLKTYSDVFSRSTESLISVFDSLEERGDSFDIFKPMGLMTLDTVLQCVCSFYGDIQHLGENHRIVKLTHDALTLAIQRGLTPYLWPDMIFYMTPTGMRFKTACRQFQAFNRDIIQRRRVELDENPDFKERHRDFLDLLLVARDEDGQGLKDEEIEAEVNTFMFAGHDTTSSTLSWALYALAEHQDFQETCRREIREILKDRDSDEIQFDDLPKLTHVIMGIKETLRYFGTVPMISRKLTRDIQVGDHLLPSGVDVNIMLFLIHRHPSVWEKPDEFIPERFSADNAVNRDPFAFVPFSAGPRNCIGQNFAMNLMKVTLARILNRYIVTYDATHPIVKVPEAVLRTKSGLWLKLERT from the coding sequence ATGAATCAAATCTTCAACGCCCTCACCATCATAGGACTGGTGTACGTCCTAGTGAAGTTCCTACGTTGGTATTTTGGCAAAGCGAGGCGAATTATACAGTTGACCTCTGACATCCAAGCGCCATCAAGGAATTGGTTCTGGGGCTCCCTGCATCAACATCCCGGTCTTTCTGAAAAAACGCTGACGTGGTACGAAGATTTGTCCAAAAAGTACGGAGATATTTACAAGATATGGTTTGGACCTTTCTTACCCCAGATTCATATTGCAAGTCCGGAGCTAGCCAAAGTTATTCTGAGGACGGCGGAGCCGAAGCCGCTGGATATTCCAGGTTACGGCGTGGTCCAGCCGTGGATTGGCACTGGCCTCTTGCTGAGTGATGGAGACCTCTGGCATAGAAACCGCCATCTTCTGACCCCAGCCTTCCACTTCGACATGCTGAAGACGTACTCCGATGTCTTTAGCCGCTCTACGGAGAGCCTTATTAGTGTCTTCGACTCGTTGGAGGAGAGAGGTGACAGTTTTGACATCTTCAAACCAATGGGGCTAATGACCTTGGATACTGTCCTTCAGTGTGTCTGCTCATTCTACGGAGACATCCAGCATCTTGGAGAAAACCACAGGATTGTAAAACTAACCCATGATGCTTTAACATTGGCGATTCAAAGAGGACTGACGCCGTATCTTTGGCCTGATATGATTTTTTACATGACACCAACAGGAATGCGCTTTAAGACTGCCTGTCGACAGTTTCAGGCATTCAATCGAGATATCATCCAGAGACGTAGAGTGGAATTGGATGAAAATCCAGATTTTAAAGAAAGGCACAGGGATTTTCTTGACCTGCTTCTGGTTGCCAGGGACGAGGATGGTCAAGGGTTGAAAGATGAAGAAATCGAGGCTGAGGTAAACACATTCATGTTCGCCGGCCATGACACTACATCCAGCACACTCTCGTGGGCATTATACGCTCTAGCCGAACACCAAGACTTTCAAGAGACATGCAGGAGGGAAATTCGCGAGATACTAAAAGATCGTGACTCGGAcgaaatccagtttgatgatcTTCCGAAACTTACACACGTGATCATGGGGATAAAGGAAACCTTGCGCTACTTCGGGACGGTGCCTATGATATCACGAAAACTCACCCGGGACATTCAAGTCGGGGATCACCTCCTCCCTAGCGGAGTGGACGTCAACATCATGCTGTTTTTAATCCACAGACATCCCAGCGTGTGGGAGAAGCCGGACGAATTCATCCCTGAGAGATTCAGCGCTGACAACGCCGTCAATCGTGACCCGTTCGCATTCGTTCCATTTTCGGCTGGGCCTAGGAATTGCATCGGACAGAACTTCGCCATGAATCTGATGAAGGTGACTCTGGCTCGGATTCTGAATCGGTACATCGTCACTTACGATGCGACTCACCCGATTGTGAAAGTACCCGAAGCAGTCCTAAGGACCAAGAGCGGTCTCTGGTTGAAGCTAGAGCGAACTTAA